The sequence below is a genomic window from Desulfobulbus oligotrophicus.
TCCCCGTCGTGCCAATGGTCTTAAATATCTGAAGGAGCACATTGAACAACCTATTACCGCCATTCTCACCCTGAACACCATCGCCCATACCATTGGTGCATCTGTTGCCGGTGCCTCTGCAGCCGCACTGTTTGGTCCAAACGGCCTGATCTGGTTTTCGTTGATATTCACCCTCACCATTCTGCTGTTAACAGAAATCCTCCCTAAAACCATTGGGGTCAACTTTGCCAAACAGCTGGGCCCTCACATAGTTCTGCCGCTACGGCTCACGATAACTGTACTCCTTCCTCTGATCTGGCTGGCCCAATGGATGACCCGTCTGGTACCCAACAGCCAGGGAGCCCATCATATTTCAGCAGAAGAGCTGAAAACCATTGCCAGCATGAGCAGAAAATCCGGGGAAATAGAGGCGGATCAGGAAACGGTTATTGCCAATGTGCTGCAATTGGGCAAAAAAACTGTCCGCCAGGTCATGACACCGCGAACCGTCACCTTTTCAGTCGAACAGAGTCTCGCCATAAAAGAAGCGGCTCGCATGGAAGAAAAGTGGCGTATGCACAGTCGAGTACCGATTTACGATGGTGAGCCGGATAATGTTGTCGGCGTTGTTCTCAGTCAGGATGTACTGATGGCAGCAGCAGTTGGACAAAATTCACTCAAGCTGTCTCAAATTATGCGCCCCGTCCATTTTGTGCCGGAAACCGCACCTCTTGACGCCATTTTTGTCGAATTCTTTGAACGACACCAGCATCTTTTTGTGGTTGTCGACGAATACGGCAGTGTAACCGGAGTTGTGAGCATGGAGGATATTCTCGAGGAAATCATTGGCCGGGAGATCGTTGATGAATCGGACAAAGCCCGCAACATGCGAGAGCTGGCAATGATTCGCAAGAAAAGGTTGCATACTGTGTAATGCAGCGTAAAAAAATGATTGCAGCGATAAACCATACTTGGCAATCACGGACATTTTGTGCTAGCGTGCCCTCGACTGACTGTACTCCGAACGACCAAGGCCTTCTCAATACATATCGACAACCCCGTGCCCGGATATTACTCACCAACTGTCTCCACTTTTTCCATGACATTACCTATATGATCCGTCTCTAGCAGGTTGCTTTTTCCTTTCGGGATAGCTGTATGAAATGTTTTCCATGTATTTTCTCCAAAGTATGGATCGTCTTTTTTGTTGTGCTTGTGCACCAGACAATCACGCCGGTCTACGCTGAAATCCTCTACATCAAGCCAAGCCTCGAAGTATTCATGCGGAAGAATCAGGGTGACAATGCCAGAATCGTTGCCACCGTTCCCATGGGTACGGCTGTGGATCTGCTCCAGGGTGGGAAAGAATGGTCACGCATTCGGCTACAGGATGGGAGAACAGGATGGGTACGAAGCCGATTTCTAGGGACGTCGCCGTTGATTCCCGTGGTCAACATCAAACCCGGAGTGGGACCGGACGGCTCAGTCATTGACCCGCAGGCACGATTTCGCGATATTGTGAATGAGAACGATCGATTGCGCAAGGAGTTGACTTCCTGTACCACGGACCGCAGCACCTTGGCTGATAAATATCAGGCCCTGGCTGCCGATCCCAACAGTACGCTCTACACACAGACACATCTGGGAGAGGCCCGGAAGGAGATCGAAGAGTTACGGAACAAACTGACGGCAGCTGAAATTGAAGTCACCGTGCTTCGCAAAAATCAGTCGATCAAATGGTTTTTTACCGGTAGTTTAGTTATTCTACTAGGATGGCTGCTGGGCAAAATGACCGGTAACGGCAAGAAGAAATACTCCTCTCTCCTTACCTGAAAGCCTGCTCAGCACTACTGCATTGCCTCCAACGTGACGTGTACCTCAACCGTTGTCTCATCACGCAGCAGCGTCAACAGCACACTCTGGCCGACCTCGTACCTCTCGATCTCGTCACGAAATGCATTGTAATCTGCAATCTTCTTGCCATTAACGGTCAGAATAATATCACCAAGCACCAGACCATCCCGGACTTGAGTGGTGCCGCGCAGTCCTGCTTTGGCTGCGGATGAACCGGGCTGCACTTTCAGAATCAGGATCCCATCCAGGCCCAGACCTTCTGTCAGACGCCGATTTGCCAGAGTTATACCCAGACCGGGGCGTATCACCTTTCCCTGACTGATGATCTGCGGCACAACTCTGTTGACCTCACCAACCGGCACAGCAAATCCAATGCCGGAACTGGCCCCGGACGGACTGTAGATAGCAGTATTCACTCCGATCAGGCGACCGGCGCTATCCAAAAGGGGACCACCGGAATTACCTGGATTTATGGCCGCATCTGTTTGAATAACATCATGGATGGTGCGCCCCGTGACCGCTGTAATCTCCCGCCCGAGGGCACTTACAACTCCAGTGGTCAAGGTCTGATCCAATCCAAAAGGATTACCAATAGCAAACACCTTCTGCCCAACCAACAGGTCTGTGGAGTCTCCGACTGTGATAGGCTGCAGTTTTGCCGCCGGAGCACTTATCTGCACCACTGCCAAA
It includes:
- a CDS encoding CNNM domain-containing protein, producing MLLVFILAVTTALLVSATCSLFEAILLSLTPAQIEMMIETHPRRANGLKYLKEHIEQPITAILTLNTIAHTIGASVAGASAAALFGPNGLIWFSLIFTLTILLLTEILPKTIGVNFAKQLGPHIVLPLRLTITVLLPLIWLAQWMTRLVPNSQGAHHISAEELKTIASMSRKSGEIEADQETVIANVLQLGKKTVRQVMTPRTVTFSVEQSLAIKEAARMEEKWRMHSRVPIYDGEPDNVVGVVLSQDVLMAAAVGQNSLKLSQIMRPVHFVPETAPLDAIFVEFFERHQHLFVVVDEYGSVTGVVSMEDILEEIIGREIVDESDKARNMRELAMIRKKRLHTV
- a CDS encoding SH3 domain-containing protein translates to MKCFPCIFSKVWIVFFVVLVHQTITPVYAEILYIKPSLEVFMRKNQGDNARIVATVPMGTAVDLLQGGKEWSRIRLQDGRTGWVRSRFLGTSPLIPVVNIKPGVGPDGSVIDPQARFRDIVNENDRLRKELTSCTTDRSTLADKYQALAADPNSTLYTQTHLGEARKEIEELRNKLTAAEIEVTVLRKNQSIKWFFTGSLVILLGWLLGKMTGNGKKKYSSLLT
- a CDS encoding S1C family serine protease: MRSWVLVVIALVIGWLFYQTVQPPLLDPKAMSRPVAARGDLAADEQNTIEIFRNAAPSVVYITSIALRRNLFNLNVYEIPQGTGSGFIWDNQGRIVTNFHVISDASRLEVTLADHTTWKAVLVGAAPDRDLAVVQISAPAAKLQPITVGDSTDLLVGQKVFAIGNPFGLDQTLTTGVVSALGREITAVTGRTIHDVIQTDAAINPGNSGGPLLDSAGRLIGVNTAIYSPSGASSGIGFAVPVGEVNRVVPQIISQGKVIRPGLGITLANRRLTEGLGLDGILILKVQPGSSAAKAGLRGTTQVRDGLVLGDIILTVNGKKIADYNAFRDEIERYEVGQSVLLTLLRDETTVEVHVTLEAMQ